A section of the Pygocentrus nattereri isolate fPygNat1 chromosome 18, fPygNat1.pri, whole genome shotgun sequence genome encodes:
- the snx30 gene encoding sorting nexin-30 has product MSAGTPKSLPSSGQKSIQEVCHPLSAEEPVLPPSPDGGSTTTTKDLSLPNGNAVDTSSPASSSSLLNRLQLDDDLDGETRDLFVTVDDPKKHVSTMETYITYRVSTKTTRTEFDLPEYSVRRRYQDFDWLRNKLEDSQPTHLIPPLPEKFVMKGVVDRFSEEFVETRRKALDKFLKRVADHPVLSFNEHFNVFLSAKDLNKRQGLALLSKMGESVKYVTGGYKLRLRPVEFAAMGDYLDVFTQKLGTIDRIAQRIIKEQSEYLVELREYGPVYSSWASSEEEALQEPLDGVAGCVANCCSALEEQTEDMSEDFLPVLREYILYIESMKNVLKKRDQVQAEYEAKLEAVAFREDKKTPVPTDVEKCQDRVECFNADLKADWDRWQNNKRQDFRQLLTGMADKNIQYYEKCLAAWESLIPLLQDKQEAKVETN; this is encoded by the exons GACTTGAGTCTGCCCAATGGCAACGCAGTGGACACATCAAGCCCCGCATCTTCCTCCTCTCTGCTAAATCGGTTGCAGCTTGACGATGACCTAGACGGAGAGACGCGTGACCTCTTTGTGACCGTGGACGATCCAAAGAAACATGTGTCCACCATGGAGACATACATCACTTACAGAGTGTCCACTAAG ACCACTAGAACAGAGTTTGACCTGCCCGAGTACTCGGTGAGGCGGCGCTACCAGGATTTTGACTGGCTAAGAAACAAGCTAGAGGACAGCCAGCCAACCCACCTTATTCCT CCCTTACCTGAAAAGTTTGTGATGAAAGGAGTGGTGGACCGTTTTTCAGAGGAGTTTGTTGAGACGAGAAGGAAAGCGCTGGATAAATTCCTGAAGCGGGTCGCGGACCACCCTGTTCTTTCTTTCAACGAACACTTCAATGTCTTCCTGTCAGCCAAG gATCTAAATAAGAGGCAAGGCTTGGCTCTCCTGTCTAAGATGGGAGAGTCTGTGAAATACGTGACGGGCGGCTACAAGTTGAGACTGCGGCCAGTGGAGTTTGCAGCCATGGGTGACTATCTGGACGTATTCACACAGAAGCTGGGCACCATCGACAGGATAGCACAGAGGATCATCAAAGAGCAATCAG AGTACCTGGTGGAGCTGAGGGAGTACGGCCCGGTTTACTCCTCCTGGGCCTCCTCCGAGGAGGAGGCGCTTCAGGAGCCGCTGGACGGGGTGGCGGGCTGTGTGGCTAACTGCTGCAGTGCTCTGGAGGAACAGACCGAGGACATGAGCGAGGACTTCCTGCCTGTACTACGAGAGTACATCCTCTACATAGAGTCCATGAAG AATGTTTTGAAGAAGAGGGACCAAGTCCAGGCGGAGTATGAGGCCAAGCTGGAGGCTGTAGCTTTCCGCGAGGACAAGAAGACCCCA GTGCCCACAGACGTGGAGAAGTGCCAGGACCGGGTGGAGTGCTTCAACGCTGACCTGAAGGCTGACTGGGACCGCTGGCAGAACAACAAACGGCAGGACTTCAGACAGCTGCTGACCGGCATGGCagacaaaaatatccagtaCTATGAGAAG TGCCTTGCAGCATGGGAGTCCCTCATTCCGCTCTTACAAGACAAACAGGAAGCCAAAGTGGAAACGAACTGA